A stretch of the Alnus glutinosa chromosome 6, dhAlnGlut1.1, whole genome shotgun sequence genome encodes the following:
- the LOC133870991 gene encoding protein WHAT'S THIS FACTOR 1 homolog, chloroplastic, with protein MAWRFLLTKTLTLALNPNPNPSKPFLTSPFSTSFLVTKTPKKFKKKRTKKESPRTKLVNSEPNRIPHFEHIVERDAFLRFVTKSKDFLSKQPEHVLRLDDAGKLHRELGFPRGRKVSRSIERYPLLFQAYRHADGKMWFGFTELMEDLLDEERAIADSMEADRVTTVRKLLMMSANKRIPLSKIHHCRSLFGIPEDFRDRVAKYPNYFRIVVEEDGKRVLELLNWDPLLAVSALEREFVVDEDKAKRAFKFPMKHGKDLDLDEDDTRKLNLLNTLPLVSPYSDGSRLDVWTLEAEKYRVGVLHELLNLTLEKRASIHHIVEFKEEFSLTRHTYQMLLKQPRTFYLAGTEMNWAVFLKDAYDENGVLKHKDPLVVFNEKLFKFAQMREMKPGFGIDKK; from the coding sequence ATGGCTTGGCGCTTCCTCCTGACCAAAACCCTAACGCTagccttaaaccctaaccccaaCCCCTCTAAGCCCTTCCTCACCTCGCCATTTTCCACCTCCTTCCTGGTCACCAAAACCCCCAAAAAGTTCAAGAAGAAACGCACAAAGAAAGAGAGCCCACGCACCAAACTGGTCAACTCGGAGCCCAATCGCATCCCTCACTTTGAGCACATCGTCGAGCGCGATGCCTTCTTACGATTCGTCACCAAGTCCAAGGACTTCCTCTCCAAGCAGCCCGAACACGTCCTCCGCCTCGACGACGCCGGCAAGCTCCACCGCGAGCTCGGCTTCCCGCGAGGCCGCAAGGTCTCCCGCTCCATAGAGCGCTACCCCTTGCTCTTCCAGGCCTACCGCCACGCCGACGGCAAAATGTGGTTCGGCTTCACGGAGCTCATGGAGGACCTGCTCGACGAGGAGCGAGCCATCGCCGACTCCATGGAGGCCGATCGGGTCACCACGGTGCGCAAGTTGCTGATGATGTCCGCGAATAAGCGCATTCCCTTGAGCAAGATTCACCATTGCAGGTCCTTGTTTGGGATTCCTGAGGATTTTCGGGACCGCGTCGCCAAGTACCCGAATTACTTTCGGATCGTGGTTGAAGAAGATGGGAAGAGAGTGCTCGAATTGTTGAATTGGGATCCGTTGCTGGCGGTGAGTGCGTTGGAGAGGGAGTTCGTGGTGGATGAGGACAAGGCTAAGAGGGCGTTTAAGTTTCCAATGAAGCATGGGAAGGATCTGGATTTGGACGAGGACGACACCAGGAAGCTCAACTTGTTGAACACGCTTCCATTGGTGTCGCCGTACTCCGATGGGTCGAGATTGGATGTTTGGACATTGGAAGCGGAGAAGTATAGGGTTGGGGTTTTGCACGAGCTTTTGAACTTGACATTGGAGAAGAGGGCTTCTATACATCACATTGTGGAGTTCAAGGAGGAGTTCAGTTTGACTAGGCATACTTACCAGATGCTTTTGAAGCAGCCTAGGACGTTTTATTTGGCGGGGACAGAGATGAACTGGGCTGTATTCTTGAAAGATGCTTATGATGAAAATGGGGTTTTGAAACACAAGGATCCACTGGTGGTTTTCAACGAGAAGCTGTTTAAATTCGCACAAATGCGGGAAATGAAGCCGGGTTTTGGCATTGACAAGAAATGA